CCGGGTGGACCAGCCGGGCCCGTTCCAGTGCCCGCACCGCCCGTTCCCGCAGGATCTTGTGGGCGGTACGGCCGTCCTCACCGTTGAGGGTGTCCCCGAGAGCGGTCAACGCCTCGTCAGCGGTGCGGTCGGGGTGGGACACCACCTCGCGTAACCGCCCCAGGAGGCTGGGGGTGAGCGGGGCGAGGGTGAGCGCCGAGGCCTGGGCCAGGGCCCGGGCGTGGTCTCGGACCCGCTGGGCGGCGGCGTTCCACAGGAGTTCGTCGTAGAGGGTGCCCAACTCGGCATCTGGTTCGGGGGGCAGCGGTGCGGGGGCGGGCAGCACCCGCCCGTCGGGCAGGGTGACGGTGCCCTCGCTGCGCGCGGTGATCGGTTCCGAGGTCGGTGGGAGCGGTTCGGGGTGAGGCGGCGGCGGGTCGACCAGGGCGAACTGGCCGTACCCGTCCACGAGTCGCTCGCCCAGCGGGTGGGCCTCCAGGTCGCGGACCAGGGCGGTGGTCAACTCCCGTTCCACGCGCAACCGCACCACCGAGCCGGGGGCGGCGGCCCACCGCTGGGCCATCGGGCCCCGGTAGGCGCGGTGGTAGGCGCCGACCAGTACCGGTTCCACATGGGCGGCCACCACCGCCACCGCGGTGCCGGGCAACCGCCGGGCCAGGAGTTCGCGTACCGCGGGGACCAGGGCCTGGGGGCGGCCCTGGCCCTGTTCGCCCACCAGCAGCGCGGGCGACAGAAGCAGGAGGTCGACCTCCTCCCCCGCCCGCCGGGAACGGTCCGCCCCCGGCCACTCCACCCGGTCCGGGGACAGTAGCCGGTCCGGGCGGACCGGCCCCACCGTCACCCCGCCGTGGGCCCGGGTGCCGCCGCCCCCGAGGGTGAGGGTGCCCTCGGCGTCGGTCAGGACGGTGACGATCCGCTCGGCGAGGTCGCGCAGGAAGGCGTGGTCGGGGCCGCGCAACTGCCACCGGGCCTCGAAGACCTGTCCCGGGTCCAGGCTCGTGGTGAAGAAGGGCACAGCCTGGCCCGTCTCCCCGGTTCGGGAGCGTCCGAGATAGCGCTCGGCGGTGGTGCGCACGGCCGCCCGCAGTGACCGGTCCGGGGTGAGCGGATCGCGGACCGCCCGGTAGGGGACGCCCGGCCGGTCCGCTCCGGGGGCGAACACGTCCACGAGGGTGTCCCCGTCCTTTCCCGGGGTGTACAGGTGGGCGGGCGGCGGGTGGGCGACCACCTGTACCCCGTCCCGAGCGTGCTGTTCGAGCCGGGGGTGGGCCGGAGCGAAGCGCACGTGCTCGCCCCTCGCCACCCATGCGGTGAGTTCCTTCTCCAGCCCGGCCCGTCGCAGGGCCGCCGCGAGCATGCCGCGCTGTGCGCGCCCGCTCACCGTGGTCTCGGAGTCCACCCGCAGGGGGTCGAAGGAAGTACGCACCGCCAAGGAGTCGGTGAGCACATAGCGCAGGGGGAGATAGGCGCTCACGGGATCGGACGGCAGGCGCTGTTCGGGACCTGCGTGCTCTTGGGAGTTCAGGGGCCCAGGGAGGCGGGCGGGTTGGTCGGGGTGCACGGACCGGGTCAGCTCCGAGAGACGAAGGGGGTGCGAGTGGGTGGAGGGGGTGGGCCCCGCGGTGTGGGTGGGGTCCAGGTGCCCGGCGGGGGTGGAGGTTCGATCGGGGGGCAGGGATCGGGTGGAGGTCATGGTCGTGGGTCCTCCCCTGCCCGGGCCGGGGGCGCGGCCAGGGCCAGGGTGGTGGCGCGGGGGTCCGGGTCGTCCGGGAGGGCCAGGTGCACGTCCACGCGGCCGCGGCCCCGGCTGGCCTTCCGACCGATCTGATCGGTGGCCAGACAGGCCCGGGCCAGGCAGCGCCAGTGCTCTTCCTCCGGCGGAACCGCCCAGGTCAGGGGGGCGATCAGGACCAGTCCGGGCAGGAGCACCCGGTTGGTGCGCAGCCGTCCCGGTTCGGGTGCACCGTGCGGGCCGACCTCGATACCCGATTCCAGGGTGGTGTGCGCGTCGGTGACCGCCCGGCGCAGGGTGGAACGGATGGGTTCGGCGCGGCCCGCCAGCGCGTGGGCGACGGCGGCGCGCACCTCGTCGCCGGGGACCGCGTGGCCCGTCCTCAGGATGCGGTCAGCACCGTGGGAGCGGCTCCGGCCGAATACCCGGTCCACCGCTTCGGCCAGGTCCGGGGCGACCCGAAGAGCGCTGAGCGCGCCCGTGCGCAGTCGGGCGGCGAGCCGGTGGCGGGGCAGGTAGGGCAGTCCGTGCTCGTCGGTGACCACGTCGGTGTCGGCTCCCGTGCCGTCGGCGCTGGCCCCGACGAACAGCGCGGGAGAGGCCAGACGCACCACGATCCGGTCCGGATCGGTCATCGCGGCCCACCCCCGGCGGGCAGGCGGGGGTCGAGTGCCGCGGACAGTCCCGGATCCACGTGCAGGTCCATCACCCCGACCGCGTCGAGCAGCTCCCCGGGGGTCCACCCCTCGGGCAGCGCCACGGGGTTCCCGGTCACATGGGCGCGGCGGGCCAGTTCCGGGGCGGGGTCCGCACCGGACTCCAGCAGGGGGACCAGCGCCGAGACCAGCCAGCCCCGGTGGCGGGTGTCGCCGTCCGCGACCGGACCGCCGTGTGCGGACAGGTAGCGGTCCAGGAAACGGGCGAAGGCGGTGCCGGTCATCGGCAGGGCGGTGCGCGGGCGCTCGGCCCTCAGGGCGAGTTCGAAGCGGCGCACGACCCGGTCGACCCCGTCGAAGCGGGTCGTCCAGGCCACGACGTGTTCCTGGGCGGCGGTCGGGTCGGTGGCGGCCGCGGCCAGCCGTCGCGCCTTGGCCAGGCGGCACATGGCCTCGCACAGGTCGTACCCGAGGGAGAGCGGGGCGCCCACCGGTTGCACCGCGATCCCCGCACCGACGGTGGGCACGCACGTGGTGTGGCGGCGACCGTCGGCGGCGGCCACGGTGCGGCCCGGGACGCGGGCACGGGCCAGAGCGCGGTGCAGGGCCACCCTGGGGTCCCCGGGATCCCCGATCGCCTCCGGGTCGGCGTCCAGCCAGTCCAGCGCGTACCGCACCATGCTCAGCGCCAGCCGGGCGTCGCACAGCACGGTGAGATCGTCTCCGGCGACCACGATCGGCCGCACCGGCAAGCGGATCGGGCCGGGTGGTTCGTGGTCCAGGGTCAGGGGTCCGCCCGCACCGGCGCCCGGGACGGTGGGGGCTCGTCCCGGCTCCGTCCGGACGGTGGCGGCCACCGCGCGCACCAGGGCCCGGGCCAGTCCTTCGGTGAGTCCGGCGATCCGGGTGGAGAGCGCTCTCTGGGCCAGGGCACCGGAACCGGGCACCGCCGGGTCGCCGGCGCGCTCGCGGTACTCACCCAGGATCGCGCCCAGGCCGTTGACGTCCACGTGCACCACCGCGACCCGGCTCACCTCGCCGTGATCGCGGCCGAGCCGGTCCACCTCCATCGGCAGAGCGAGTTCGGGGCCGTCGGCGGAGCCCGCCCCCGCGAGCCAGGCGTCGCTGTGCGCGCGGTGCCAGCGGCGACCGATCCCCCGGGCCCGGGCGACGTCGGCGGCCACCCGCTCGTGCACGCGCCCCCGGTCGCCCAGGGGCCTGCTGCTGTCCACGGACTCGGCCGGGGCGCCGCTGACCGAGCACACGGCCGTGATCCCGTAACCGTGCGCCGGGGTGTGCAGCGCGGACATGTGGCGGCGGGCGCGGCGCAGGCGGACCGGGAGTTCGGCCAGCGCGGTGTCGAGGTCGGGCAGGGCCGGCTCCCCCGGGACCGGAACGGCTCCCGGCCCGTAGGAGACGTGGGCGACCACCGGGGTGAGGTCCCCCGCGCGGTCGCGGAGCCTGCGCGTGTAGCGTCCGGTGAAGTCCCGGGCCACCGCCGGATCGGCCACGACCAGGGTCAGGGCCCCGCCCGCGTCCCGCAGCACCAGGCTGCCGGGGGGAACCAGGTCGGCCACCCCGTGGACGGGGTCGGAGGTGTCGGTGAGCTCGGCGACCAGGGCGGCACGGCCCACGGCGTCCAGGATGCGGCGGCCGCTGTAGACGTAGGCCTGGATCCCGCGCAGGTCCACGCCGACGAGCACCCCGCTGACCGGTGGGGCGGCAGCCTGGTCGGGGGCGAGGGGGCCCGGGGTGCGGGGTGCGGTCGGTCGGTGCTCGGGGTCCTGGGTCACCGCGACGGACTCCTCATGGCCGGGGGACGGCGGGGACGGCGCGGGGGCGCCGAAGGGGAAGCGGGTGTCCTGCCGACCTCTCTCGGACGGTGACGCCGTCAGCACCACCGATACCAGTTGTCACGGTCCCACGTCATCTTGTTGGCCCCTTTCGGTCACTCGTTCCCCTGCGGGCGCGCGACCGCCCGTGTCTGTCCGAGAGAGCTCAGTGCACGGACCTTCCCCGTCCGGAGCAGCGCCCAGAGCAAGGAAAGGCCCTCCATGGCGACCCCGCACAGACACGACCAGCTCTCCCGATCCGAGCGCGAGCGCCCCTCCGCAAGCAAGCGGACCGGTCCCGCGCTGACCCCGGAGGACCTCGTCCCGCACCTGCTCGGCCTGGCTCGCTCCCTGCGGCAGGGCGACGGGCGCACGCCACCGGGGCCGATGCCCCACGAGGGCAGCGCCTGATCCGCTCGGCCTGGGCAACCGTACAGGCCGAGACCGCCCCGGCTCCTGGACGCGGAAGAAGCACAGGACCGTCCGCGCGCCCGGGGCCTGCCGAGAACGGAGTGCGCTGCCGGCGACGTACTCGGGCAACCAGGCCGGAGATCAGGCGGACCGTTCAGCGCAGGCCGACAGCGTGGTGCCCGCCTACGGCACGGCGTCCCACAGAGCGGACCAGAACAAGGAAGAGGCTCCCGCCCCGTCCACCGGGTGGGAGCCATGGAGGCGGCCGAACGGCCGTCAGGGTGGGGCACCGGTCCCCGCCCGCCGTCCTCGGGCGGGAACCGGCGGTCTGTGGGTCAGTCGAACAACGTGCCCCCGAAGTCCTCGGCCTCGGCGACCGCGTGCGCCCGGCTGTCGGCCGCCCGGGGCGGGTTGCGCCGCACCCGGCGTGTGGCCCGACCCGAACGCGGGGCGGGGACCTGGGGCGCGCGCTGGCTCTGGGTGACCGTGTCCACCCGCACCGACCCGAACCCCTGGGCGGTGTACTTGCCGACACCGGCCAGTTCCAGCAGCTCCAGCAGGGCCGCGAAGGTCGCGGTGCCGCGGTGTCCGCCGCCGACCGCCTCCAGACGCAGCCCGCCGCGCCAGCCCAGAACGGTCCGGCTCTCCGCGTGGTGGTGTTCGGCCAGCCGTACCTCCTGCCCGGGCAGGGTCGAACGCCGCACCTGGGCCAGGTCGGTCAGCGCTTCTTCGAGCCAGGAGGCGGCCAGGGCGGGCGGTGCGAACCGGGCCACCGCGCCCACCGCGCCGCTGCCGCCGACGATCTCGCCGCCGGACCGGTGCACGGCGCCGAAGAGGCGCCGGGGGTTGGGCCAGATGTGCGGGACCCGCTCGCCGGTGGCGTCCCTCGTGGTCATCACCACGGGGGTCTGGGTGCGCACCTCGGCGGCGCGTACGACGGCGGGTCCGCGCGCCGCGGTGAGTATTTCGGTATAGGAGGAATCGAAGGTCCGCGTGACCGAGAGGGGTTCGAGGACGTGGTCGCCGACCCGCTGGGCGGAGCCGACCAGCTCCCCCGGGTCCAGGGGCGCCGGATTCTCGTCGTCCAACCAGGTGAGCGTCCAGTGGTGCAGCCGGTCGCCCAGGGGGCGGGGCCAGCCGTTCATCGCCCAGCGTTTGGCGGCGGCGTGCTCGGACTCGGGTTGGGGCCACCAACGGTTGAGCAGCCCGTGACAGTCCTCGGGCCGGATCGGCCGCGCCGTGTCCGCCTGGTCCCGCAGAATCACGGTCCACCGTCTGGGCACCGCACACCACCCCTTCACGTGGCCATGACGGCGGTGGTTCCCGCCGTACTCAGTTCACCGATGACTTCTCTCGGACAGTCCCGCGCAACCGGGCTCCCACAGGCCCTCAGCTACGAACATGCGCCGCCGACCGCCCCCGGTCGCTCGCGGGCACCGTTCCCGGGGACGCTCGTGCGCCCTCAGGAGCCTCCGGCCATCTCCAGCAGACGCAGTACCGTACGCCAGTTGCGCGCGGTGATCTCCCCCGGGCAGTGTCGTCCGACCACGGCGGGCAGTTTCGCCTCGCGGGCGCCGCACTCGTGGTGGGTGAACACCTCCGTGGGCGTGATGGCGATGCGCTCACCGGGGTAGGCGGCCAGGTCGATCGAGGTCAGACCGGCGGTGTCCACGGGTTCGGAGCAGAACAGCACCATGAGCACGGAGGGGTCGGCCACGTCCAGGGGATTGGCGGCGACCACCGCACGGAACTGCTCCAGGGTGCGCACCATCACGGGAACGTCGAAGCCGAACCGCGCATGGACCGCCTCGCGCACGGCCGCTCCCACCACCTCGGGGTCGGGCTCGTCCGCGGCGACCACCGCGTTGCCGCTCTGGATGTAAGTGGCCACGTCGGTGTACCCGAGCCCGGCCAACAGGGCTCTGAGGTCCGCCATGGGCAGTTTCCGGTGCCCGCCGACATTGATCCCGCGCAGCAGCACGATGTGTCTGGTCATACCGGCCATGGTGCCGCAGACCCGTGACAGTCGGCTGTGCCAGGCCAGGGCCCGGTGCCGCTTGTCCCTCCGTGCGGGCAGGGACCACAATGGCCTGGCCACACTGACCAACATCGAAGCGGAGGGGACATGCCCCGCCTGAGCCACACCCTGGACCTGACCCCGGTGGACCGGGGGGACGTCGCCCGGGCGGTGTCAGCGGTGCACGAGGTCCTGCGTAGTGCGCGCTTCGACGACACGGGCGAGCTGATCCTGCCCACCGAGCAGGAGTCGGAGCGCCTGGAACGGCGGGCCGAGGAACTGGGGATCGTCCCCGCCGAGGCCGAGCGCGAGGAGCGCGAGCGCCGGAACCAGGCCCGGCTGGCCGACCTGCCGGATCCGGAACAGCCCGCCGGGGCCCCGGGCTGTGACACCGAACGGGAGCTCTGGGAGCAGGACCGCTCGGACGAGGCCGCCGTGCGCGCGGCGACCCTCACGCTGCGGCTGCTCTCCGGGGAACACCTGGTCCCCGGCAGCACCTATCTGGCGACCGAGGTCGACGCCGATGGCGAACCCCTCTTCGCCGAGGGCGGCGAGGGCTGGCTGGGCACCGACCTGACCGTGACCGCCTGGGACGAGTCCGGTGTGTGTTCGGTGGACTTCAGCATGCGCGAGGACGCCGCCTCGGCCGAGGACGGCGCCCCGCCGGTGACCACCGGCAGTGTGGTCCACGACCGCGCGGAGCAGACCCTCACCGTCCACGCCGACATGCGCTTTCCGATGGAGAGCGCGATGGCGCGCTGGGGTTCGAGCCTGTTGCGCGCCCGGATCACCGCACGGGTGGAGCTGCGCGGCTGGTTCGCGGCGGCCGCCGGAGGTGCGACCGCTCCCCCGGTGACCCTGGAGGTGGAGCACAGGCTGGTCCGGGCGCACGGCGAGGTGGTGCCCGCCCCGGGCCCGAACGGGCTCTGGTCGGTCTCCGGCGACCTGAACGTGCGCGGCCGCGGGCTGGCCCGGCCGCTGGTGGCGGCGGTCTTCTGGGCGCTGGTGCGCTCCGTCCGCCGGGCCGACAGCGTCTCCGTGGCGGAACACTCCGCGGAGCTCGCCCGAGGCTGGGACGACCTCGCCCGCGCCCTGCCCGAGCTGCCCGGCTTCTTCGGCGAGGTAGCCGAGTCCCTCGCGACGGCCCGGCCGCGCAGCCGGGGCTGACCCTCTCCCCGGCACCGCCGGTCAGTCGCGGTCAGCGCCCCAGCCGGTGAGGGAGCGCACCCGGAGTTCGGTGAAGCGGGCGCTGTTGCGCTCCGGGGAGAGCAGGCTGCCGATGACCGCGCAGGCGAACCCGACGGGCACCGCGACCAAGGCCGGGTTCTCCATCGGGAAGAACTGGATGTCGATCCAGGCGGGCAGCATGGACAGGTTCTCTCCGGTGACCGGGTCGGTCTTTCCGGACATCACCGGGGAGAACAGCATCAGCAGCAGGGTCGTTGACAGCCCGCCGTAGATCCCCCACTCCACGCCCTTGGTGTTGAAGCGGCGCCAGAACATGGTCAGGACGATGACCGGCAGGTTGGCGGCGGCCGCGATGGCGAAGGCCAGCCCGACCAGGAAGGCGACGTTCTGGGCCTGGGCCTGCACGGCCAGGGCGATGGAGATCGCGCCGATCACACAGGCGGAGAAGCGGGCCACGCTCACCTCCTGGGACTCGCGCGGGCGCCCCCACATGAGGATGTGGCCGAACAGGTCGTGCGCGATCGAGGACGACGAGGCCAGGGTGAGGCTGGCGATGACCGCGAGGATGGTGGCCAGGGCCACCGCGGAGATCAGGGCGAGCAGGACCGCGGCGCCCACCGGGCCCGCGGTCAGGCGGCCCAGTTCCTCGGCGAGCATCGGGACGGCGGAGTTGCCCGAGGGGTCCAGGGACATGATGCGTTCGGAGCCCACGATCGCGGCGGCCCCGAACCCCAGGGCGAGGGTCATCAGGTAGAAGGCGCCGACCATGACGATGGTGCGGTTGACCGAGGAGCGGGCGGCACGGCCGTCGGTCACGGTGTAGAAGCGGATGAGGATGTGCGGCAGGGCCACGGTGCCCAGGACCAGTGCCAGGCCGAGGCTGATGAGGTCCATCTTGTTGAAGAAGGTCTGCGCCGCCTCGCCGGGCACCTCGACGCCCAAGCGCAGCCCGGGTTCGAGGAAGGCCTGCCCGTGTCCGCTGGCCTCGGCCGCACCGCTGAGCAGGGCTCGCGGGTCGAAGGCGTACAGGGCCAACACCATGACGGTGAGCAGGCCGGTGGCGCTGAGCAACACCACGGCCTTGATGATCTGCAGCCAGGTGGCGGCCTTCATCCCGCCGTACATGACGTAGACGATCATCAGCACGCCCACCAGCACGATGGCGCCGGTGCGGGCCTGGCCCGCGCTCAGCCCCAGGAAGGTGCCGCCGTCGTGCAGTCCGAGCAGGACGGAGACCAGCGCGCCCGCACCCACCATCTGGGCGACCAGGTAGAACACGCACACGGTGACCGTGGAGACGGTGCAGGCCAGACGGACGCGCATCCGGCGCATGCGGAAGGCGGGCAGGTCGGCCATGGTGAAGCGGCCGGTGTTGCGCATCAGCTGGGCCATGGGCAGCACCAGCAGCCAGGCCACCAGGAAGCCGATGGAGTACAGGAATCCGTCGTAGCCCTGGAGGGCGATCATCCCGGCGATGCCGAGGAAGGAGGCGGCGGACAGGTAGTCGCCGGTCAGGGCGAGGCCGTTCTGGGTGCTGGAGAAGCCGCGACCGCCCGCGTAGAAGTCGACGGCGCCCTTGGTCGTGCGCCGGGCGCGGATGGTGATGGCCAGGGTGACCAGGACGAACAGGGCGCACAGGCCGACGGTCCAGGCGTGCGCGACGCCGAACTGACCGCCGAGCGCACTGCCCAGGTCGGGGGCGGCGGTGTCCAGAAGACGGGTCGCGCTGCCCGCATACGTGGCGCTGCCCGGATCGGGGGTGCCGGTGTCCATCAGCCGATCACCCGTCCGTTGATCGTGTCCTCGTCGCGGGCGCGGTCACGGATCTCCTCGGCCAGCGGATCGATGGAGTGGGCGGAGAAACGGCCGAAAGCCCAGGCGAGCACGAAGGTGAGCAGGAACTGTCCGATACCCATGAGCAGGGCGACGTTGACGGAGTCGACGATCTGCACGCTCATGAAATCACGCGCGTAGGCGGAAAGGAGGAGATAGGACATGTAGCTGAACAGGAAGGCGCCGACCAGCACTCCCGCCTGAAGTGCGAATCTCCTTCGTAGTTTCACAAAGCGCGGGTCGACGGACATGCGTTCACAGGCATGCGCCATATCCGCCTCGGCCCGCATGCGGGCGGACCTTCCGCCAGCTGGTCGCGGCGATTCCCCCGCGCCGTCACCACGCCTTCTGGACGTGCCTTCCATGTACTCGACCACGGCCATCCCCCCGAACACGGCAAAGTCCCTCCCCGCGCGAGCGGGGCCCTTGTCTGTGGCGCCCAATCCGCTCCCCCACGGACTGCGGCCTTTCACCGGCGCGCGCCGGCAAGGGCGCGTCGGCCGGTTTCCCGGGGCGAGTCGTCACCGTCGCGGGACGCCCCTCTCCCCAGGGTGGGCATCACACTAACGACACTCCGCGCGCCGTGTTCACCAAATACACAAATCGGCTGGCACAAATACGGTGAGCGAGAATGAGAAAAGGGACGAAGGGCATTGCCGAACCACAGCCCGGACCAAATACCCACGCCGACCCCACCCCGAAGAAGACCGGGCGGCGACCGGGATCACAGTGCGTACCCCGAACGGACTGCCTGGTCATCCCGGCCACACGCGCCGCGGGACGGCGCAGCGACCCCTCCGACTTCGCTAGGCTTCGGGGCGACCCCGACCCATCACGGAAACCGGGCTCAACACCCGTTTCCGCGTTCGTACATGTGTATGATTACGGGGTCCGCACAGTTCACGCGATACCGAAGGGAAATCCCCGCCGTGGTCACCGAGGTCTTCACGCGCAAGTACTGCGATCCCCACGCTGTTCGCGAGGAGAAGGTCGAGGCGACTGAGGTCATCCAGTTCGCCTGGGAAGGCGCTGTCCGCGAGGTCGACGCCTGCGAGGAGTGCTTCAAGGAGCACGAGACCCGTTACGAGCCCCTCGTCGACTACTCGCGTCCGGTGAAGAAGCGCCGCGTCACCAAGAAGGCCGCGCCCGCCGCCGAGAAGACCGAGAAGTCCGAGAGCTCCGACTCCGCCGCGGACAGCGAGGAAGACTAGAGTTCCAGCCGCGCGGTCCGTCAGGGCCGTGCGAGAACGACCTCATCGCGTCAACCGCGAAGCGGGGGTCGGCGACACCCCCAGTGGCCGCCGACCCCCGCGTTCGTGTCCGCCCTCGGCCGGGCCCCTTCAAACGGGGTCCGACCGGGCGGATGTCCTCGGGAGAATCCGTGACGCGCGGTTCCCGTCATACGGACCCCGTCACCCGGCTCCCACCACGCGGTGCTCATTACACCAGCGCTCATCACACGGTGCCGTCACCTTGGTCCGGTCATGCCGACCCCATCAGTCGCGCGACCTGGCCACCCTTACGGCTCTCCTCGCCGAGCCCGCCCTGGACCGCCGCGGCGACCGGCAGCCGGGCGTGTACGTACACGCCCTCCTGAGTCTGCACCGAAGCCCCCAGGCGGCGCATGATCCGCAGCATCCCGGTGTTGGCGAGCGTG
This DNA window, taken from Nocardiopsis exhalans, encodes the following:
- a CDS encoding type III-B CRISPR module-associated Cmr3 family protein; the protein is MTSTRSLPPDRTSTPAGHLDPTHTAGPTPSTHSHPLRLSELTRSVHPDQPARLPGPLNSQEHAGPEQRLPSDPVSAYLPLRYVLTDSLAVRTSFDPLRVDSETTVSGRAQRGMLAAALRRAGLEKELTAWVARGEHVRFAPAHPRLEQHARDGVQVVAHPPPAHLYTPGKDGDTLVDVFAPGADRPGVPYRAVRDPLTPDRSLRAAVRTTAERYLGRSRTGETGQAVPFFTTSLDPGQVFEARWQLRGPDHAFLRDLAERIVTVLTDAEGTLTLGGGGTRAHGGVTVGPVRPDRLLSPDRVEWPGADRSRRAGEEVDLLLLSPALLVGEQGQGRPQALVPAVRELLARRLPGTAVAVVAAHVEPVLVGAYHRAYRGPMAQRWAAAPGSVVRLRVERELTTALVRDLEAHPLGERLVDGYGQFALVDPPPPHPEPLPPTSEPITARSEGTVTLPDGRVLPAPAPLPPEPDAELGTLYDELLWNAAAQRVRDHARALAQASALTLAPLTPSLLGRLREVVSHPDRTADEALTALGDTLNGEDGRTAHKILRERAVRALERARLVHPGEQRPVAVHTWLSGLSGGTAAVAWWQRNRPRFAQDPAYAQALAAVDLASPDGLPPTTRESALSAGAEQWERRASARLCLLLVSSWLAEAARVLRTEPDRAGAAQC
- the cas6 gene encoding CRISPR system precrRNA processing endoribonuclease RAMP protein Cas6 codes for the protein MPRRWTVILRDQADTARPIRPEDCHGLLNRWWPQPESEHAAAKRWAMNGWPRPLGDRLHHWTLTWLDDENPAPLDPGELVGSAQRVGDHVLEPLSVTRTFDSSYTEILTAARGPAVVRAAEVRTQTPVVMTTRDATGERVPHIWPNPRRLFGAVHRSGGEIVGGSGAVGAVARFAPPALAASWLEEALTDLAQVRRSTLPGQEVRLAEHHHAESRTVLGWRGGLRLEAVGGGHRGTATFAALLELLELAGVGKYTAQGFGSVRVDTVTQSQRAPQVPAPRSGRATRRVRRNPPRAADSRAHAVAEAEDFGGTLFD
- a CDS encoding DUF1697 domain-containing protein, producing MAGMTRHIVLLRGINVGGHRKLPMADLRALLAGLGYTDVATYIQSGNAVVAADEPDPEVVGAAVREAVHARFGFDVPVMVRTLEQFRAVVAANPLDVADPSVLMVLFCSEPVDTAGLTSIDLAAYPGERIAITPTEVFTHHECGAREAKLPAVVGRHCPGEITARNWRTVLRLLEMAGGS
- a CDS encoding solute symporter family protein produces the protein MDTGTPDPGSATYAGSATRLLDTAAPDLGSALGGQFGVAHAWTVGLCALFVLVTLAITIRARRTTKGAVDFYAGGRGFSSTQNGLALTGDYLSAASFLGIAGMIALQGYDGFLYSIGFLVAWLLVLPMAQLMRNTGRFTMADLPAFRMRRMRVRLACTVSTVTVCVFYLVAQMVGAGALVSVLLGLHDGGTFLGLSAGQARTGAIVLVGVLMIVYVMYGGMKAATWLQIIKAVVLLSATGLLTVMVLALYAFDPRALLSGAAEASGHGQAFLEPGLRLGVEVPGEAAQTFFNKMDLISLGLALVLGTVALPHILIRFYTVTDGRAARSSVNRTIVMVGAFYLMTLALGFGAAAIVGSERIMSLDPSGNSAVPMLAEELGRLTAGPVGAAVLLALISAVALATILAVIASLTLASSSSIAHDLFGHILMWGRPRESQEVSVARFSACVIGAISIALAVQAQAQNVAFLVGLAFAIAAAANLPVIVLTMFWRRFNTKGVEWGIYGGLSTTLLLMLFSPVMSGKTDPVTGENLSMLPAWIDIQFFPMENPALVAVPVGFACAVIGSLLSPERNSARFTELRVRSLTGWGADRD
- a CDS encoding DUF485 domain-containing protein, translating into MVEYMEGTSRRRGDGAGESPRPAGGRSARMRAEADMAHACERMSVDPRFVKLRRRFALQAGVLVGAFLFSYMSYLLLSAYARDFMSVQIVDSVNVALLMGIGQFLLTFVLAWAFGRFSAHSIDPLAEEIRDRARDEDTINGRVIG